In Polyangia bacterium, the following are encoded in one genomic region:
- a CDS encoding BrnT family toxin: protein MAGFPDELALSTGFEWDDGNADKNWTLHEVSRGEAEEVFFNRPILVAPDAKHSPKEKRYAALGKTNSGRGLTIVFTIRGSLVRVISARDMSRRERRIYEETSIKK from the coding sequence GTGGCTGGTTTTCCGGATGAGCTCGCGCTTAGTACCGGTTTTGAGTGGGACGACGGGAATGCGGATAAGAACTGGACCCTCCATGAGGTATCGCGGGGCGAGGCGGAGGAAGTGTTCTTCAATCGACCGATTCTGGTCGCGCCCGATGCCAAACACTCGCCAAAAGAGAAGCGCTATGCTGCCCTCGGGAAGACGAACAGCGGTCGCGGACTCACGATCGTGTTCACCATCCGCGGCAGTCTTGTGCGAGTGATTTCGGCGCGGGACATGAGCAGACGTGAAAGGAGGATCTATGAAGAAACGAGCATCAAAAAATGA
- a CDS encoding BrnA antitoxin family protein, whose product MKKRASKNEAGTVPAFANEDEERKFWATHDAADFFDWGQVAQPAFPSLKPSTESISLRLPVSMLDELKALANKRDVPYQSLMKMYLSEQIRRDRKKAS is encoded by the coding sequence ATGAAGAAACGAGCATCAAAAAATGAAGCCGGGACGGTTCCGGCATTCGCGAACGAAGATGAGGAACGGAAGTTTTGGGCGACTCACGACGCAGCCGACTTCTTCGACTGGGGGCAGGTAGCTCAGCCGGCCTTCCCAAGCCTGAAGCCGTCTACTGAATCTATCTCTCTTCGACTGCCGGTTTCGATGCTTGATGAACTGAAGGCTCTGGCTAACAAGCGCGACGTGCCCTACCAGTCGCTGATGAAAATGTACCTCTCGGAGCAGATCCGGAGAGATCGGAAGAAAGCGTCGTGA